The DNA sequence aaatattcaggcacattttgtacatttttgaaattattgcctagaagaaaaataaagtctagaaaaataaaatctagaaaATTTCCATACTCAACAGCACATTTCTCTGAATCTGGGTGTGCTATTTCTGATAACTGGGCATAATTCTTTTTCTTGTTCTTGTGTTATAAATTTATTTCTcactttttatattatattttaactTTGTGTGAAAATACACACTTCAATTTGCCTGTCACATATATTTTtaatctattctattctattctattctattctattctagtaTACCTCATGCTAAACTTTTGTTTTCCGCAGGAGATGAACCTCTTATCCTGGTGTTGATGCACCACACACTTGAGATCAAGCACCCAGCAACAAGGAGGATGTGGTCGGATTACTCAAATATCGTGCTGCATGTCGATGTTTTCTACCATGGGACATCGCGCGGATTGTTGAGGTGTCAAGAAAACGATGCTGCTGTGATCCAGATACAGAACAAATTACTGGAATACTGTACTCCAAGAAGTAAATGGGCTGTGACTGGTGAATATAACAGCCCCGACATTGACAGCTGCTCCCATTTGGACGATGGGGGCAGTGAGTTTGGCTTTAGGTTGTTCGGCagtgacagcagcagcagcagcagtagtaACAGTGATACTAAAAGTATTTGGGGCCCTGCAGAATAGAAGTTTATgcatgtttcttctttttctcaATTTTCACTTATGTGAATAGTATATTTCAATCAATGTTATAATTGTTGTTTTGAGATGCTgtgattatttaacattttattttatggcagtttatgttttttttttatatttgtcctTTAATATGTTTACTGGAAACAACAGGTGGTGCAATGgtgtaaatcaaataaataatccaATGTTGTTTAATCATAtgcaaatttaattttaaaatcattcagtCTCTATTTTGTAATTAATTGCATATTCAGATTGCAATGACAACTTCTTTTGGAAATCTGTAACGGTGTGTTGACTTGAACACCCAATTGGGGACATGTGTTGTCAGATAAAGTgaacaaaaattaaacataaaaactatATTTGATCACATATGCAGGTGTGATCATACACATATGCATATACAAATGTATACATATGTAatgctttaaaatactttttgctTTCtacttgctttattttgtttaaataaccATAATAATAGCATATATGAACAGTTATCAATCTGGGTGGCATGGCTTTGGCCATTTATGTTTTCTACTAGCCCGTCTTCAGGTTCTGGAACAGCATGTTACAAACTTTATTTGCAGAATGGAGTTTATCGGAGGAGTGGTATGGATCTGGTTGTATGTAGGGGGGACACCATTATTGAAAAAATAACTGCTGTACAAATGCCTcaataaattagcatattattatattgataatttatttcagtaatttaagaAGTGAAACTGGATTTAGTACACACAGGGTTATATATTTCAACTAATTATTTGCATAATTTGTATAATCTCAGTTGAATGCTTTATGAAGATGTTAATATAATTTTGTAGCAGGTTTTCACACCTGCCCACACTATCAAAACTACTAATACCCTGTTAAACGATCATGATCTCACTGCTTGATTGGCTAGGAAACTTGTCTGACTTAAATCCAGTCAAAATCTATCGCCTAAGTATATCGTCTAAGATAAGACTTCCTATCaactggaggacctgataacgtctccccatcatgcctgaaagtctgtgcaaatcaactcgctccgatcttcacctggatcttcaacaagtcactggagaaatgtgaggtcccctcttgcttcaaacgatccaccatcatcccagtgcccaagaaacccaccatcctaggattaaatgactacaggcctgtagccctgacgtctgtggtcattaaatcctttgagcggctggtgttgaagcacctgaaagacatcacaggccccctgctggaccccctgcaatttgcttaccgagcaaacaggtcggcagatgatgctgtcaacttaggtctacacttcatcctgcaacacctcgaccacccagggatcctgtttgtagacttcagctcggccttcaacaccatcataccagacatcctccaccagaagctcacccagctcaacatcccagcctccacttgtcagtggatcaacagcttcctgacggactgacagcagcaggtgagactggggagcatcttctcccgcagcagatcaataagtactggtgccccccaggggtgtgttctatccccactcctcttctctctgtacacaaatgactgcacctcagcggactcgtccgtgaaactcctgaagtttgcagatgacaccactgtcattggactgatccaggacggtgatgagtctgcatacataCTGgaggctggtacactggtgcagtcagaactacctggaactcaacccaatCAAGACTGGAAATGGTGGTgaacttttggagaacaccacccatatacacccccctcaccatcctcaacaacactgtgtcggctgtggaccacttcaggttcttaggaaccaccatctctgaggacctgagatagtcttcacacatagacactgttcgaaagaagacccagcagagactgtacttcctgaggcaatttaagaagttcaaccttccacaggagctgctggtcatcttctacactgccatcattcagtctgtcctgtcttcatccatctcagtgtggtttggctcatccacaaaacaggacaagtgcagactgcaacgaataatcaggactgcagagagaataatcagggctgaccttccctccatccaggacttatacatgtctagggtcaagaaaagagctgctaaaatctctgcagaccccacacaacctgcacataaactgtttagagttttaccttcaggtggcgctaagagcactgtttactaaaaccagccgccacagacacagtttcttcccccaggctgtttctctgatgaacgtttaatagagtacaaaataacctcatactgaagtcgcaattccaccttgtatatgtgtatatatgtatttaaggacataaaggtatatgcagaatatatcttataacgcaaaacaaaaacaaaacaaaaaccccaaagagcaaagtgtaccggagtcaaattccttgttgtatgtacgaacttggcaataaagctgattctgattctaataacCTCAGGACAGCCGCAGGCTAACCACCCCCACTGCATCAATGCACTGATTCATACAAAAAGATCATCAAAATAATTAGCATAAATAAACACTTAAATGATATCACTCTGTGCGTaattagaaatacatttttgatgttactctaatttactgagatgctgAAAGAGGCCGCCATCCAGTACTGTTTAGAGCGCCCTCTATGGCCTGACGTGAAACAGCTCTGGTCCACgtcagtttcactttcattggACTGGAAGCGGTGAGTATCAATAACAATACACTAAAATGAGCACAGACGTACATAGATTTAGTTctgttgaaataaataatatccTAAGGTAGTTATAAGGTAAACTTTGCAAATAGACGCCACATTATCCAAGTTATTTAGTCGCGATGAGGTGTGATTCAGCGATTTGTAAGGTTTTTATGTGTTTCGTTTTTACAGGTCCAGTTCATCGTACTGACAAGTAACCGAGTAGATACGCGGAACGAAATAAAACTTTAAGCTGCCTTCTGCTGTTTATTCCTTCAGGTgaaaaaatgaacattttactGAAGGAAATACGAAACCACAGTTCGAGCGCAGCGGAGAAACTTGAACGTAAGTGACATTTGTTGGATCTACGACGAACCGGGCCAATTCACTTCATTTTTACAGACACTTCACAAGCACACACGATTAATAAGCTTTCGTCCGTTATATTATACCTATTGtgttatgttttaatgtttatttcccCCCTAAAACCATTTTTTAGATGCTGATTGCCGCACAGACGCTGAGCTCCAATCTCTCACTAGAGAAGACCTGCATGAGCTTTTTCCTGGAGCTGAGAAGCTAAAGCTGAGGAAGAGCATCtttgaaataataaacaaacaggTGTCTGTTTAGTATGCCGTGTTGTGATTAAATGCATTCACACAAACTTAGATTGGTGCAATGCATACATACATTTACCCTTATGAATTATCCTTTTCTTGTCAATCAAACAGAAACCTGTTAAGAAGCTCCTGGAGGATCTTAGAGGTTTCATCCCAGATGATTTTATAAGgggtatgtttttctttttttttttcttcctaaaatatatttaaaaataggaTAGCTTACAAAAAAGCATGATTGTATCAACCTTGCACTCTCCGTTCAGATGCCCTAACCAGCAATGGTGTGTTGGTTGACTACCTCTATCTCCTGAAGGACATGAAGACTCAGCTGAACAATGTGCAGAGTTTCCTTGAAGCACACATTGGTTTATTGGAGGACATCAAAGCTCAGCCACAGCAGAAATGTGATCAAAGTCAaggttttactattttaataCATCCTAGAGGCATGCTTAATTGTATTTTGACTTGGCCAAAAGTAGTTAGATGCTTGTTTTTACACACAGGTGAACCTTCCCATTCTTAAACCATGTGCTTTAACATAGAGTTGACCTGGTCTTTGTAGCTGTGACAACTtcagctcttctgggaatgctTTCCAAATGGGTTAGGTGTGTTTATGGGAgtatttgaccattcttccaggATAGCCTTTATGAGgttagacactgatgttggacaaagCTCTAAATTATTCCAAAGTTGCTCCATTATATTGAGGCTAGGACTTTTCACATGTCAGTCAAGTTCATTAACAACACACAAACTCCTGCTCCTGCATCCATGTCATTGTGGATCTTATGTTATGCGCTAGTGCAAAGTTATGTCGGTTCTGTTCCGAAATCTAAAATGCCTTGGTATGCTGCAGCTGGCTCACATAATGACTATTTTTGCATACAGCTAGTCAACTCATGTAAGGGTTAAGTTGGATTGGCAGGAGGCCAAAAAAAATACTGATTTTCATGACTGTTCAGTGCAAAAATGTTCTAAATTATGAATGCTTGTAAATAGTGATTGTCTCTATTGTATTAGAGACAGACAAAAGCTGATGTTTCAGTTGAACAAATTCCATTTTGAGGTTTTTTGTTGATAATGTGTCACAGTTAATTTTAACTTACAATATGTCAGTCTATTAATAATAAGCACTGTTTTATGTTAACCAACTGGTGGACTGAGTGGGTTTACTATGACACTTTGCTTCATTCTACAGCTAAGGTGCTGGTTGGTGCAACAGCTTCCACACATGACCCAAGAGAAGCTATTTCACAAAACTCTCAAGGTATGTATCGATTTTAATATCTTTCTTAATATATTAGTTGtatcaattattttaaaagggtTGAACTCCTTTTAAGTTGATCTTAAATGCATATTGCcctcctttaaaataaaattagacaCTATAATACTTCCCCCAAgtaattatttctgttaattcatTCAATTCGTTCTCTGTGGCAGAGAACCAAAGTTCTTGGATTTTTGGGTCACCGAGCTTTGACTTATATGGTCGTTCCCAGATTGCAAAAGGTATCGCCTTTGTCACCATTAAAGTGGTGTGCCAAAAATCCTGATATTCCttgaaaactatttttatttaatggtgatgttttctgtgtcttaaAGTTGTTTAACTAAGTCTCTGAAACTTGCTTCTTAGTGACAGTGAAGTACAAGATGGTGGTCAGCGGTAAAACATTTGATGCCCATCTTCAGATCCTGGAACAACTTAAGCGCTCAGCGCAGCAGCTGAACTTGGTAGAGAGCAATGACGACTGCCAGattgtttttgtcttctgtCCCATTGTTTCACGTATAGGGACAGATGTGGAAGTAGCCATGAAAATGGTTACAGGTGAGACTATGAGTTTCCCACATTTTAAAGTATGAGCCATatttgagtttttaaaaaagaatgttttcagCATAAATTAACAATATCACATGTGTATATGCCACTTCAAGTTAATCACCTTTTTACCCTTCATGGTGAGATAACAATGTACATTTTTTGTGTCCCAGAGAGATACAGAATATTTAATCTTCCACTTATTATTTCCTTTATTCTGATATTCGTTCTCTCTTTTGTTCTTTACAGGATACGAACCTGTCATGCTTGTTTTGATGCATCATGCTCACGAAGCAAAACATGTTCCCACGATGGCAACCTGGTACTGCTCCCCTAACATTTTGCAGCATTTCAATGTTTTCTATCATGAGAAAATGAGAGGATTAATTACCTGCAAAGAAAATGATGTCGCCATCTCTGCAATacaaaatgaattaataaaacctAAACATCCGTCCGTTGGATCTCAAAGTGATAATAAAGTCAGTAGTTTATTTGCAGGGTTTTTTCGAAGAGATAACAGCTCATAGCTGGCAGTGGTTGTGCTGGTTGTGATTATAACAACCAAACGTGTAAACAGTTAGGCAAGGAAAACTAATTCAGATCTGCCGGTCCTCATACAAGTTGTGGATGGATAACCAGTTTAAAGTTAAATCAATGTTGATATTTAAAGTTCATTCTCTGTCTTTTATTACATAGTGTTTTTGTATTCAATATGTCTGGCTTTTGtctaaaagcaataaaaatgattaaactgCAAATGTGTCAGGGAAGAAAGCTGCATGTTTGTGTAAATGCTTGTGACATACTCAAGGCTATAAACAGTGATTTTAATTCACCAAATAAACCATAAATATCACAAATGTTTGTGTCATGGTTATTTTTACTATACAATTAAGAAATCCTTTATACCGAAGTCCTTTTTTATGTTGTGTGTTTTGGTTTGAATAATCTGGTCTATTGCATAGACACGTTTATTGCAACTGTTGGtcaatgtaaaatgtattcatgtaacatattcaaaaacacTTGACCAAAGTGCATTACAATTTAGACAATCATTCAGATAAATACAAGTATACAGTACCAGTTAGGATAATTTAGTATTGTTTTTCaatatgaaattaatttaaatgagTACAAACATAATAGCCCTCTTCAAATATGGTGctgattacaggtccttctcaaaatattagcatattgtgataaagttcattattttccataatgtcatgatgaaaatttaacattcatatattttagattcattgcacactaactgaaatatttcaggtcctttattgtcttaatacggatgattttggcatacagctcatgaaaacccaaaattcctatctcacaaaattagcatatcattaaaagggtctctaaacgagctatgaacctaatcatctgaatcaacgagttaactctaaacacctgcaaaagattcctgaggcctttaaaactcccagcctgattcatcactcaaaaccccaatcatgggtaagactgccgacctgactgctgtccagaaggccactaatggcaccctcaagcaagacggTAACACACAGAacgaaatttctgaacgaataggctgttcccagagtgttgtatcaaggcacctcagtgtgaagtctgtgggaaggaaaaagtgtgacagaaaacgctgcacaacgagaagaggtgaccggaccctgaggaagattgtggagaagggccgattccaaaccttgggggacctgcggaagcagtggactgagtctggagtagaaacatccagagccaccgtgcacaggcgtgtgcaggaaatgggctacaggtgccgcattccccaggtcaagccacttttgaaccagaaacagcggcagaagcgcctgacctgggctacagagaagcagcactggactgttgctcagtggtccaaagtacttttttcggatgaaagcaaattctgcatgtcatttggaaatcaaggtgccagagtctggaggaagactggcgagaaggaaatgccaaaatgccagaagtccagtgtcaagtacccacagtcagtgatggtctggggtgccgtgtcagctgctggtgttggtccactgtgttttatcaagggcagggtcaatgcagctagctatcaggagattttggagcacttcatgcttccatctgctgaaaagctttatggagatgaagatttcatttttcagcacgacctggcacctgctcacagtgccaaaaccactggtaaatggtttactgaccatggtatcactgtgctcaattggcctgccaactctcctgacctgaaccccatagagaatctgtgggatattgtgaagagaacgttgagagactcaagacccaacactctggatgagctaaaggccgctatcgaagcatcctgggcctccataagacctcagcagtgccacaggctgattgcctccatgccacgccgcattgaagcagtcatttctgcaaaaggattcccgaccaagtattgagtgcataactgtacatgattatttgaaggttgacgttttttgtattaaaaacacttttcttttattggtcggatgaaatatgctaattttgtgagataggaattttgggttttcatgagctgtatgccaaaatcatccgtattaagacaataaaagacctgaaatatttcagttagagtgcaatgaatctaaaatatatgaatgttaaattttcatcatgacattatggaaaataatgaactttatcacaatatgctaatattttgagaaggacctgtatacaaatTAGAGGTTTGACCACATGTAAAATGTATgggtttttttaataataatatcttGTTTATGCTAgaattttgcatattttatgtTAGACTGGATGTATATTCTCATTAATTACTAAATAAGCAGACCCAGACTTTATGCTGTACCCTACCTGGCAGTCTCTGGTCGAAATTTAGTTTAATATCGTATTTTATTTCGAAAGAAAAAACTTTTACCTTGAAGATCTAGATCGGAAGTTGGAAGTGTTTACAAAATGCTTCATCCGGTTTGTGCTCTCAGCTAGCACAACTGCTGAAATTGCTGTTATTTTCTCACTAGTCCGGATAATTTTCTGTCAAGCGCCAACATCGAGATTGCTCCTATAACATCGGCTTGATGTCgttatttaaaatgtgattctctttatttttagtgGTTAGAAACGCAGCTCTTTCGAGACTGTTAGCTCGTAGCTGTGTAGCAACAACAGATGTTCTGCAGCATTAATTAATTCCAACAGGTGTTAGCTTCAAGAAAACATTGGTGGGTTGcagattcctttttttttttaaagtatcctgaatgtttttcttcaaaacgttttatttttatataaatttgCATCAGTTTGATTtatctagcaatgatgtgttgaCTTTGCAAGTGTTAAATGTCCCTGTTTGATTTGTCAAAAAATCCGTTCGTCTGTCATGATTTCCGGCCGTGTGCTGCTGAGCCTCAGTTTGCACAGGTCGAAAAgtgtttgttcacaaatactgaaTGTCGTAAAGGAGCTACAAGTTTGGAAGCTGCATTCAACATTTACCAACATCTGTAATAAAGTAGAGACGTTTAAACCACCGGCACACCAGTTCAGGCCTCAGGTAAGAAAACAATTTCGCCCTCAgaaacttaaacacaaataatGCGAAAAATAGTTACACCATCGGTCTCTGTTTCAGGCTAAACGTCAGCCCTGCGTCTGTTTACCAGCAGTAGATGTAATGCAGACAGCCAGCATTTGTTATGGGGGAGAGGCCAATGCAGTTGCATCTAATGGTGAAGGTGATGATGAGGAGGGTTGTACTGGTGGGGCTGAAACCTTGGTTGAAGTGGAGAGCAGAATGCAACAAGTTAAGATGATTACTGCAGGCCAAGTTGATGCGACCTGCATGGAGGTCCATGGAAGTCCTGCAGATGCTGAAACCTCTAGAGGGTTAAGTAAGTAAAGCATACAGACTCAAATAAGTTTGTGGTTGGTTATCATGTTGTAGCGGAGCTCTCTGGTCGGGTGGTTTACCCTGTTAAAGTTTACAGTTAATTGAGAATACGTGTGatgaatttatatttttattccacttcgTTTTCAAGTCATAAGGAGTAGTGCTGTCTCATATACAgtgcagaccaaaagtttggacacaccttctcattcaaagagttttctttatcttcatgactatgaatattgtagcttcacactgaaggcatcaaaactattaactcatgtgtaattatatactgaaaaaaaagtgtcttatattctaggttcttcaaagtagccaccttttgctctgattactgctccacacactcttggcattctgttgatgagcttcaagacgtagtctcctgaaatggttttccaacagtcttgaaggagtttccagagatgcttagcacttgttggcccttttgccttcactctgtggtccagctcaccccaaaccatctcgattgggttcaggtccggtgactgtggaggccaggtcatctgatgatggtccaactaaacgcaaaccggatggaatagcatgccgctgcaagatgctgtggtagccatgctggttcagtatgctttcaatattgaataaatccccaacagtgtctccagcaaagcacccccacaccatcacacctcctcctccatgcttcacggtgggaaccaggcatgtagagtccatccgttcacctcttctgcaccgcacaaagacacggtggttggaaccaaagatctcaaacttggactcatcagaccaaagcacagatttccactggtctaatgtccattccttgtgttctttagcccaaacaagtctcttctgctttttgcctgtcctcagcagtggtttcctagcagctattttaccatgaaggcctgattcacacagtctcctcttaacagttgttctagagatgtgtctgctgctagaactctgtatggcattgacctgttctctaatctgagctgctgttaaactGCGATTTCTGaagctggtgacttggatgaatttatcgtccgcagcagaggtgactcttggtcttcctttcctggggcggtcctcatgtgagccagtttctttgtagcgcttgatggttttacAACtgtacttggggacactttcaaagttttcccaattgttcagactgactgaccttcatttcttaaagtaacgatggccactcgtttttctttacttagctgcttttttcttgccataatacaaattctaacagtctattcagtaggactatcagctgtgtactgtatccacctcctgcacaacacaactgatggtcccaaccccatttataaggcttgaaatcccacttattaaacctgacagggcacacctgtgaagtgaaaaccatttcaggtgactacctcttgaagctcatcaacagaatgccaagagtgtgcggagcagtaatcaaagcaaaaggtggctactttgaagaacctagaatataagacacttttttttcagtatataattacacatgagttaatagttttgatgccttcagtgtgaagctacaatattcatagtcatgaagataaagaaaactctttgaatgagaaggtgtgtccaaacttttggtctgtactgtatgtgacaAACCATGACAAAGTGCCAAATAGTTGTCAGGAAGAAGGAAATTTATATGTAGATTTTAGTGATGGGCTATTCTATTAATCTAAACCAAAGTGGCCAACTCCAGTTCTCAAGAGCCAATGTGCTGCATGTTAGACGTTCCCCTGGTTCTAATTGCCTGAatcaaattaatgtttttttttttacgaagACTCCGTAGAGCTTAATGACATGCTTGGGAAGTAATGAAGCCATGAATGCAACAGTCTTGTAACAGGGACTCATATAAAACATGCAGCACTGATGTTGGCCTaccctgatctaaaccattccatgtAGCTCTGGTTGAATGTTGAAATGTGTTGTCCTGCTACAGGGTGAACCTATAGTGTCTTCAGGCTGATATGCAGTGTTACTTTTCCACTATACATCTTTTGTGTCTATCATataagatttaaataaaatactttaaatgtaTGGTTGTagtgtaacaaaatgtaaacattttcaagagttatgaatactttttaagactctgtatttttttacatgttatCTGCAGCCTCaacaaaatcaaatgaaaaaaaatcaaagaggaggatgaggaaggaGAGGCAGAAGCTGATGAAGAAGAAGCTCATATCAGATGAAGCGTCTGCCAGTTTAATGTCTGAGCTTCCATTTGCACTGACCAGCCCCACCACATGGAAGGAGCTTGGGTGTATGTATACCTCAAGATCCTGTCCTTTGCTTTTCTTCAACTGTGTCAGTGTGGCTAGACTAACATTAAGGTAGCTGAATTATAACCCACTGGCCTGCTGACGCTTTCAGTTTCATGTAACTTATCTTCTCAAATGTGTGTGCGTGGCTCGTGAAGTCCCCACCCTTGAGATGTctgagaag is a window from the Girardinichthys multiradiatus isolate DD_20200921_A chromosome 15, DD_fGirMul_XY1, whole genome shotgun sequence genome containing:
- the LOC124881954 gene encoding uncharacterized protein LOC124881954 isoform X4, encoding MNILLKEIRNHSSSAAEKLEHADCRTDAELQSLTREDLHELFPGAEKLKLRKSIFEIINKQKPVKKLLEDLRGFIPDDFIRDALTSNGVLVDYLYLLKDMKTQLNNVQSFLEAHIGLLEDIKAQPQQKSKVLVGATASTHDPREAISQNSQVTVKYKMVVSGKTFDAHLQILEQLKRSAQQLNLVESNDDCQIVFVFCPIVSRIGTDVEVAMKMVTGYEPVMLVLMHHAHEAKHVPTMATWYCSPNILQHFNVFYHEKMRGLITCKENDVAISAIQNELIKPKHPSVGSQSDNKVSSLFAGFFRRDNSS
- the LOC124881954 gene encoding uncharacterized protein LOC124881954 isoform X2: MNILLKEIRNHSSSAAEKLEHADCRTDAELQSLTREDLHELFPGAEKLKLRKSIFEIINKQKPVKKLLEDLRGFIPDDFIRDALTSNGVLVDYLYLLKDMKTQLNNVQSFLEAHIGLLEDIKAQPQQKSKVLVGATASTHDPREAISQNSQENQSSWIFGSPSFDLYGRSQIAKVTVKYKMVVSGKTFDAHLQILEQLKRSAQQLNLVESNDDCQIVFVFCPIVSRIGTDVEVAMKMVTGYEPVMLVLMHHAHEAKHVPTMATWYCSPNILQHFNVFYHEKMRGLITCKENDVAISAIQNELIKPKHPSVGSQSDNKVSSLFAGFFRRDNSS
- the LOC124881954 gene encoding uncharacterized protein LOC124881954 isoform X3, which encodes MNILLKEIRNHSSSAAEKLEHADCRTDAELQSLTREDLHELFPGAEKLKLRKSIFEIINKQKPVKKLLEDLRGFIPDDFIRDALTSNGVLVDYLYLLKDMKTQLNNVQSFLEAHIGLLEDIKAQPQQKCDQSQAKVLVGATASTHDPREAISQNSQVTVKYKMVVSGKTFDAHLQILEQLKRSAQQLNLVESNDDCQIVFVFCPIVSRIGTDVEVAMKMVTGYEPVMLVLMHHAHEAKHVPTMATWYCSPNILQHFNVFYHEKMRGLITCKENDVAISAIQNELIKPKHPSVGSQSDNKVSSLFAGFFRRDNSS
- the LOC124881954 gene encoding uncharacterized protein LOC124881954 isoform X1, which gives rise to MNILLKEIRNHSSSAAEKLEHADCRTDAELQSLTREDLHELFPGAEKLKLRKSIFEIINKQKPVKKLLEDLRGFIPDDFIRDALTSNGVLVDYLYLLKDMKTQLNNVQSFLEAHIGLLEDIKAQPQQKCDQSQAKVLVGATASTHDPREAISQNSQENQSSWIFGSPSFDLYGRSQIAKVTVKYKMVVSGKTFDAHLQILEQLKRSAQQLNLVESNDDCQIVFVFCPIVSRIGTDVEVAMKMVTGYEPVMLVLMHHAHEAKHVPTMATWYCSPNILQHFNVFYHEKMRGLITCKENDVAISAIQNELIKPKHPSVGSQSDNKVSSLFAGFFRRDNSS